The following coding sequences are from one Halorubrum sp. BOL3-1 window:
- a CDS encoding acyl-CoA dehydrogenase family protein translates to MEFQLTDEQKQLREEVRKFADEEIRPVATEYDVEESYPHEVMDKAADMGLLAPHVPVKYGGIDYSSLENAILTEELFAADPGIGLCISSAGFGAEALMEFGTEEQKERVLPEVTAGDAVMGSAISEPQAGSDVTSVATRAEKREAQSASERSGSAAEKDGDEWVINGSKMWITNGTVADYFVVVCETDPDIEDRYSGYSQILVEGDRDGLTRDKITGKLGIRASDTAELRFDDVRVPEENLIGQRGMGFLQLMQFFDETRTAVAAQGVGIARGAAERALEYAEEREQFDRPISEFQAIKHKLAEMHTNTEAARWLTYRSAWAVDNESGDLTALASMAKEFASRVAVDVADEAVQVHGGAGFVNDHDVERLYRDAKITQIYEGTTEIQKNIVARELLDEGA, encoded by the coding sequence ATGGAATTCCAACTGACGGACGAGCAGAAACAGCTACGCGAGGAGGTACGGAAGTTCGCAGACGAGGAGATCCGACCGGTGGCGACGGAGTACGACGTCGAGGAGTCGTACCCCCACGAGGTCATGGACAAGGCGGCCGATATGGGGCTGCTCGCGCCGCACGTCCCAGTGAAGTACGGCGGCATCGACTACTCGTCGCTGGAGAACGCAATCTTGACCGAGGAGCTGTTCGCGGCCGACCCCGGGATCGGTCTCTGTATCTCCAGCGCCGGCTTCGGCGCGGAGGCGCTGATGGAGTTCGGCACGGAAGAACAGAAGGAGCGCGTCCTCCCGGAGGTAACCGCGGGCGACGCCGTGATGGGGTCGGCCATCTCAGAGCCGCAGGCGGGGTCGGACGTCACCTCGGTCGCGACGCGCGCAGAGAAACGCGAGGCGCAGAGCGCCTCGGAACGGAGCGGCAGCGCCGCGGAGAAGGACGGCGACGAGTGGGTGATCAACGGCTCGAAGATGTGGATCACGAACGGCACGGTCGCTGACTACTTCGTCGTCGTCTGCGAGACGGACCCCGACATCGAGGACCGCTACTCGGGCTACTCGCAGATACTCGTCGAGGGCGACCGCGACGGACTCACCCGCGACAAGATCACCGGGAAGCTCGGGATCCGGGCGAGCGACACCGCCGAGCTCCGGTTCGACGACGTGCGGGTGCCGGAGGAGAACCTGATCGGTCAACGCGGGATGGGCTTCCTCCAGCTCATGCAGTTCTTCGACGAGACGCGGACCGCGGTCGCCGCGCAGGGCGTCGGGATCGCGCGCGGCGCCGCCGAGCGCGCGCTGGAGTACGCCGAGGAACGTGAACAGTTCGACCGACCGATCTCCGAGTTCCAGGCGATCAAACACAAGCTCGCGGAGATGCACACGAACACCGAGGCGGCGCGCTGGCTCACCTATCGCTCCGCGTGGGCGGTCGACAACGAGTCCGGCGACCTGACCGCGCTCGCGTCGATGGCCAAGGAGTTCGCCTCGCGGGTCGCCGTCGACGTGGCCGACGAGGCGGTCCAGGTCCACGGCGGCGCCGGCTTCGTCAACGACCACGACGTCGAGCGGCTCTACCGCGACGCCAAGATCACCCAGATCTACGAGGGCACTACCGAGATCCAGAAGAACATCGTCGCCCGCGAACTCCTCGACGAGGGGGCCTGA
- a CDS encoding sensor histidine kinase KdpD: MSNDGDADTGDGAFRTGDGASPEERLKRQRDDLRLLNQVMRHDIRNDLQLVGAYAELLDDHVDEEGEEYLDIIKRNTQSAVSLTTTVRDLAEVMLRDDADPSRVPLDRVLSQQVEEVRSAYSEAVFTVEGAFPGAEVVGDEMLSSVFRNLLRNAVQHNDETPPKVTVAATVEETDGVAEVRIADNGPGVPEDQRDEVFGKGEKGLDSPGAGIGLYLVRSLVDIYGGDVWIEDNEPKGAIFVVRLPLSDG, encoded by the coding sequence ATGAGCAACGACGGGGACGCCGACACGGGCGACGGCGCGTTTCGGACCGGGGACGGGGCGAGTCCGGAGGAACGCCTCAAGCGCCAGCGCGACGACCTCCGACTGTTGAACCAGGTGATGCGCCACGACATCCGAAACGACCTCCAGCTCGTCGGCGCGTACGCCGAACTGCTCGACGACCACGTCGACGAGGAGGGCGAGGAGTACCTAGACATTATAAAACGGAACACCCAGAGCGCCGTCTCGCTCACCACGACGGTCCGCGACCTCGCGGAAGTGATGCTCCGGGACGACGCCGATCCGAGCCGCGTCCCGCTCGATCGAGTCCTCTCACAGCAGGTCGAGGAGGTCCGGTCGGCGTACTCGGAGGCCGTCTTCACGGTCGAGGGGGCGTTCCCCGGAGCCGAGGTGGTCGGCGACGAGATGCTAAGCTCCGTGTTCCGGAATCTCCTGCGAAACGCGGTCCAGCACAACGACGAGACGCCGCCGAAGGTGACGGTGGCGGCGACCGTCGAGGAGACCGACGGCGTCGCAGAGGTGCGAATCGCGGACAACGGGCCGGGGGTCCCCGAGGACCAGCGCGACGAGGTGTTCGGCAAAGGCGAGAAGGGACTCGACAGCCCCGGCGCCGGGATCGGACTGTATCTGGTTCGGTCGCTCGTCGACATCTACGGCGGCGACGTGTGGATCGAGGACAACGAGCCGAAGGGCGCGATATTCGTCGTCAGGCTTCCGCTCTCTGACGGGTGA
- the msrB gene encoding peptide-methionine (R)-S-oxide reductase MsrB, which produces MSETSDSAEAADIDPSELTDEEWRERLTDEEYRVLRESGTEAKFSGEYVDHHPDDGEYRCHACGTVLFEAETKFESGCGWPAFYAAEEESVTTTVDTSHGMRRTEVRCANCDSHLGHVFDDGPEPTGKRFCINSVAMEYEDE; this is translated from the coding sequence ATGAGCGAGACGAGCGATTCGGCCGAGGCCGCGGACATCGACCCGAGCGAGCTGACCGACGAGGAGTGGCGCGAGCGACTCACCGACGAGGAGTACCGCGTACTCCGCGAGAGCGGCACGGAGGCGAAGTTCTCGGGCGAGTACGTCGATCACCACCCCGACGACGGGGAGTACCGCTGTCACGCCTGCGGGACCGTGCTCTTCGAGGCCGAGACCAAGTTCGAGTCCGGCTGCGGCTGGCCCGCCTTCTACGCCGCCGAGGAGGAGTCGGTGACGACGACGGTCGACACCAGCCACGGGATGCGCCGCACCGAGGTCCGGTGTGCGAACTGCGACTCCCATCTGGGACACGTGTTCGACGACGGTCCCGAGCCGACCGGGAAGCGGTTCTGTATCAACTCCGTCGCGATGGAGTACGAAGACGAGTAG
- a CDS encoding CDGSH iron-sulfur domain-containing protein, with translation MTREVTHEAQGPAILDESDTGDDGKIYVCRCGLSDSKPLCDGSHNATADEADGAVYKYANDDADGERREIDEIAYGEE, from the coding sequence ATGACGCGCGAAGTGACCCACGAGGCGCAGGGACCGGCGATACTCGACGAATCGGACACCGGCGACGACGGCAAGATCTACGTCTGTCGGTGCGGTCTGTCGGACTCGAAGCCGCTCTGTGACGGCTCGCACAACGCGACCGCGGACGAGGCGGATGGAGCCGTGTATAAGTACGCGAACGACGACGCCGACGGCGAGCGACGCGAAATCGACGAGATCGCGTACGGCGAGGAGTGA
- a CDS encoding DNA topoisomerase IV subunit A, whose amino-acid sequence MTTESDARDELIDLAADFYDQFAAGDIPEMTLPTRTKSNIEYDEESGVWTYGDRTSTRSANSVRGARKLLKAAYTIEFLADQLDDDRSSTLRELYYLSESWDNDEAQFSSQDESNDLVEDLEIVTGVTREDFHMRPEESGATLMGPLLIREQTRRGEREIHCQEDVGAGGYQIPNNPDMIEFLEDDIDFALAVETGGMRDRLVENGFDEAYNCLVIHLKGQPARATRRITKRVHDELDVPIAVFADGDPWSYRIYGSVAYGSIKSAHLSKYLATPQAEFVGIQPEDIVEYDLPSDPLADSDINALESELEDPRFQTDYWEEQIELQLDIGKKSEQQSLASRGLDFVTDTYLPERLGEMGVL is encoded by the coding sequence ATGACGACCGAAAGCGACGCACGAGACGAGCTGATCGACCTGGCCGCGGACTTCTACGACCAGTTCGCCGCCGGGGACATCCCGGAGATGACGCTTCCCACGCGGACCAAGAGCAACATCGAGTACGACGAGGAGAGCGGCGTCTGGACCTACGGCGACCGCACCTCGACGCGCAGCGCCAACTCGGTGCGGGGCGCGCGAAAGCTGTTGAAGGCCGCCTACACCATCGAGTTCCTCGCGGACCAGCTCGACGACGACCGCTCGTCGACCCTGCGTGAGCTGTACTACCTCTCCGAGTCGTGGGACAACGACGAGGCGCAGTTCTCCTCGCAGGACGAGTCGAACGACCTCGTGGAGGACTTGGAGATCGTCACGGGCGTCACCCGCGAGGACTTCCACATGCGCCCGGAGGAGTCGGGCGCGACCCTGATGGGTCCCCTCCTCATCCGCGAGCAGACCCGCCGCGGCGAGCGCGAGATCCACTGTCAGGAGGACGTGGGTGCGGGCGGGTATCAGATCCCGAACAACCCGGATATGATCGAGTTCCTCGAAGACGACATCGACTTCGCGCTCGCGGTCGAGACCGGCGGGATGCGCGACCGGCTCGTCGAGAACGGGTTCGACGAGGCGTACAACTGCCTCGTCATCCACCTGAAAGGCCAGCCGGCGCGGGCGACCCGCCGGATCACGAAGCGCGTCCACGACGAACTCGACGTGCCGATCGCGGTGTTCGCCGACGGCGACCCGTGGTCCTACCGGATCTACGGCTCCGTCGCGTACGGGTCGATCAAGTCCGCGCACCTCTCGAAGTATCTCGCGACGCCGCAGGCAGAGTTCGTGGGGATCCAGCCGGAGGACATCGTCGAGTACGACCTCCCCAGCGATCCACTCGCCGACTCGGACATCAACGCCCTCGAATCCGAGTTGGAGGACCCCCGCTTCCAGACCGACTACTGGGAGGAACAGATCGAACTCCAGCTCGACATCGGGAAGAAGTCCGAACAGCAGTCGCTGGCGAGCCGCGGTCTCGACTTCGTCACCGACACGTACCTCCCCGAGCGGCTCGGGGAAATGGGCGTGTTGTAG
- a CDS encoding DNA topoisomerase VI subunit B: protein MTSFQSTIGDEEGIAEELAEGQREISIAEFFEKNKHMLGFDSGARGLVTAVKEAVDNALDATEEAGVLPDIYIEIEEVGDYYRLVVEDNGPGITKEQLPKVFGKLLYGSRFHTREQNRGQQGIGISAAVLYSQLTSGQPAKITSRPKSRSRAQYFELIIDTDTNEPEIKAGEETTWDRPHGTRIELEMEANMRARQQLHDYVKHTAVVNPHARIELREPGLDEPLKFERATDELPAETHEIRPHPHGVELGALIKMLEATESYSVSGFLQEEFTRVGKKTAAGVIDNFRDVYYGRELSWSPPRAHDDRDVAAAVAEAVANKGKDATTAFAEGVAETVSNNDRLSRSELAAIVDNVAETVEGDTDKTFGGTVRENAVDAAWRAITGIDGEGDGDADASDENDGDAGTDESPLVPDTYALVDDATSTRKDDAAVQAMAEALARRFKEVDGDAFRVARDDLERLVADAASFVAEQRDATFGETARENVVEAFWSRARTVPDDPPKVKSIAGDRDAAADLLEAMRTTDILAPPTDCLAPITAELVEAGLRKEYDADFYAAATRDAEVHGGDPFIVEAGIAYGGSIPAEGSVELLRFANRVPLVYQRGACATTDVIKSIGWRNYGLDQPGGSGMPNGSAVISIHVASTNVPFTSESKDALANVPAIEDEIELAVREAARELKSFLNKRRSMQQRREKQDVLGKILPEMADKVSEVTDRPRPDIDGALARIMNNVSVEREVNGETVTLVVENHSDVNEQLEVTDIVSTEPTDLSDGTVVDMDGEWFVQWKPEVPPGDERELTYAVDGDPDFEVSVGGVETEKLTVNA from the coding sequence ATGACATCCTTCCAGTCGACGATCGGCGACGAGGAGGGGATCGCAGAGGAACTGGCCGAGGGCCAGCGCGAGATATCCATCGCCGAGTTCTTCGAGAAGAACAAACACATGCTCGGGTTCGACTCGGGCGCCCGCGGGCTGGTCACCGCCGTCAAGGAGGCGGTCGACAACGCCCTCGACGCGACCGAGGAGGCCGGTGTCCTCCCCGATATCTACATCGAGATCGAGGAGGTGGGTGACTACTACCGGCTCGTCGTCGAGGACAACGGGCCGGGGATCACGAAAGAACAGCTTCCAAAAGTGTTCGGGAAGCTTCTGTATGGTAGTCGGTTTCACACTAGAGAGCAGAATCGCGGTCAACAGGGAATCGGTATTTCAGCCGCTGTACTGTACTCTCAGTTGACTTCGGGCCAGCCGGCGAAGATCACCTCGCGGCCGAAGAGCCGGTCCCGGGCACAGTACTTCGAGCTGATCATCGATACGGATACGAACGAGCCGGAGATCAAGGCGGGCGAGGAGACGACGTGGGACCGCCCCCACGGCACGCGGATCGAACTGGAGATGGAGGCGAACATGCGCGCCCGCCAGCAGCTCCACGACTACGTGAAACACACCGCGGTCGTCAACCCCCACGCGCGGATCGAACTGCGCGAGCCGGGACTCGACGAGCCGCTGAAGTTCGAGCGCGCGACCGACGAGCTGCCGGCGGAGACCCACGAGATCCGGCCGCACCCGCACGGCGTCGAACTGGGAGCGCTGATCAAGATGCTGGAGGCGACCGAGTCGTACTCCGTCTCCGGATTCCTCCAAGAGGAGTTCACGCGCGTCGGCAAGAAGACCGCCGCCGGCGTCATCGACAACTTCCGTGACGTGTACTACGGCCGAGAGCTGTCGTGGTCCCCGCCGCGCGCCCACGACGACCGGGACGTCGCGGCCGCGGTCGCGGAGGCGGTCGCCAACAAGGGTAAGGACGCGACGACCGCCTTCGCGGAGGGCGTTGCCGAGACCGTGTCGAACAACGACCGGCTCTCCCGCTCTGAACTCGCCGCAATCGTCGACAACGTCGCGGAGACGGTCGAAGGCGACACGGACAAGACGTTCGGCGGAACCGTCCGCGAGAACGCGGTCGACGCCGCGTGGCGGGCGATCACGGGAATCGACGGCGAGGGCGACGGAGACGCCGACGCGTCCGACGAGAACGACGGCGACGCCGGCACCGACGAGTCGCCGCTGGTTCCCGACACCTACGCCTTGGTCGACGACGCGACGTCGACCCGGAAGGACGACGCCGCGGTACAGGCGATGGCCGAGGCGCTCGCGCGCAGGTTCAAAGAGGTCGACGGCGACGCGTTCCGGGTCGCGCGCGACGACCTCGAACGGCTCGTCGCGGACGCGGCGTCGTTCGTCGCCGAGCAGCGCGACGCGACGTTCGGTGAGACCGCCCGCGAGAACGTCGTCGAGGCGTTCTGGTCGCGGGCGCGAACCGTGCCCGACGACCCGCCGAAGGTGAAGTCGATCGCGGGCGACCGCGACGCGGCCGCCGACCTCCTCGAAGCGATGCGGACGACGGACATCCTCGCGCCGCCGACAGACTGCCTCGCGCCGATCACGGCCGAACTGGTTGAGGCCGGCCTTCGGAAGGAGTACGACGCGGACTTCTACGCGGCCGCGACCCGCGACGCGGAGGTCCACGGCGGCGACCCGTTCATCGTCGAGGCCGGGATCGCCTACGGCGGGTCGATTCCGGCGGAGGGATCGGTCGAGCTGCTCCGGTTCGCGAACCGCGTCCCGCTCGTCTACCAGCGCGGCGCCTGCGCGACGACGGACGTGATCAAGTCGATCGGCTGGCGGAACTACGGACTCGACCAGCCCGGCGGCTCCGGCATGCCGAACGGGTCGGCCGTCATCTCGATCCACGTCGCCTCCACGAACGTCCCGTTCACGAGCGAGTCGAAGGACGCGCTCGCGAACGTCCCCGCGATCGAAGACGAGATCGAACTGGCGGTGCGCGAGGCGGCCCGCGAGCTGAAGTCGTTCCTCAACAAGCGGCGCTCGATGCAACAGCGCCGGGAGAAACAGGACGTTCTCGGCAAGATCCTCCCCGAAATGGCCGACAAGGTCTCGGAGGTGACGGACCGACCGCGGCCCGACATCGACGGGGCGCTGGCGCGGATCATGAACAACGTCAGCGTCGAGCGCGAGGTGAACGGCGAGACGGTGACGCTGGTCGTCGAGAACCACTCGGACGTGAACGAGCAGCTAGAGGTCACGGACATCGTCTCGACGGAGCCGACCGACCTCTCGGACGGGACGGTAGTTGACATGGACGGCGAGTGGTTCGTTCAGTGGAAACCCGAGGTGCCCCCGGGCGACGAGCGGGAACTGACGTACGCGGTCGACGGCGACCCCGACTTCGAGGTCAGCGTCGGCGGCGTGGAGACGGAGAAACTGACGGTGAACGCCTAA
- a CDS encoding oxidoreductase has protein sequence MTGWTADEMPRLGGKTVVVTGANSGLGFEGTRAFAAKGATVVMACRSVERGEDAATEIRADAGGEVDGELDVRECDLASLDSVASFADGLAADYDAVDVCCNNAGVMAIPRSETEDGFETQFGVNHLGHFALTGRLFPLLDAAEGIGGNARVVTQSSGAHEQGEMDFSDLNWERSYGKWRAYGRSKLSNLLFAYELQRRLDVSDDGPEVRSVACHPGYTDTNLQMRTAAESGNPLMKVGMKAANAVLGQDPEIGVEPMLYAATADVDGGAYVEPGGLMNMRGHPTVGRSNDASYDRDDARRLWEYSTEATDVGFPV, from the coding sequence ATGACCGGATGGACCGCGGACGAGATGCCGCGACTAGGCGGGAAGACGGTGGTCGTCACGGGCGCGAACAGCGGCCTCGGCTTCGAGGGCACCCGCGCGTTCGCCGCGAAAGGCGCGACCGTCGTGATGGCGTGCCGGAGCGTCGAGCGCGGAGAGGACGCCGCCACGGAGATCCGCGCCGACGCTGGCGGCGAGGTCGACGGCGAACTCGACGTGCGCGAGTGCGACCTCGCGTCGCTCGACTCGGTGGCGTCGTTCGCCGACGGCCTCGCCGCCGACTACGACGCGGTCGACGTCTGCTGTAACAACGCCGGGGTGATGGCGATCCCGCGGAGCGAGACGGAGGACGGGTTCGAGACCCAGTTCGGCGTCAACCACCTCGGCCACTTCGCGCTCACCGGTCGCCTCTTTCCCCTCCTCGACGCCGCCGAGGGGATCGGTGGCAACGCGCGCGTCGTCACCCAGTCGTCCGGCGCCCACGAGCAGGGTGAAATGGACTTCTCCGACCTCAACTGGGAGCGGTCGTACGGGAAGTGGCGGGCGTACGGGCGCAGCAAGCTGTCGAACCTGCTGTTCGCCTACGAGCTCCAGCGACGCCTCGACGTGTCCGACGACGGCCCGGAGGTCCGCAGCGTCGCGTGTCACCCCGGCTACACCGACACGAACCTCCAGATGCGGACCGCCGCGGAGAGCGGCAACCCGCTGATGAAAGTCGGCATGAAGGCCGCGAACGCGGTGCTGGGACAGGACCCCGAGATCGGCGTCGAACCCATGCTGTACGCGGCGACGGCCGACGTCGACGGCGGCGCTTACGTCGAACCGGGCGGCCTGATGAACATGCGCGGGCATCCGACGGTCGGCCGGTCGAACGACGCCTCCTACGACCGCGACGACGCCCGGAGACTCTGGGAGTACTCGACCGAGGCGACCGACGTCGGGTTCCCGGTCTGA
- a CDS encoding cold-shock protein, producing MATGKVDFFNDTGGYGFIETDDADEDVFFHMEDVGGPDLEEGQEVEFEIEEADKGPRATNLTRL from the coding sequence ATGGCGACAGGCAAGGTCGACTTCTTCAACGACACCGGCGGTTACGGATTCATCGAGACTGACGACGCTGACGAGGACGTGTTCTTCCACATGGAAGACGTCGGCGGCCCGGACCTCGAGGAGGGACAGGAGGTAGAGTTCGAGATCGAGGAGGCGGACAAGGGTCCGCGCGCGACGAACCTCACTCGGCTGTAG